Below is a genomic region from Streptococcus salivarius.
TTGAAGGCAACAACGTCACCAGCAATCAAGGCAGGAGCAATTTTAGAACCAGCCAAGTTTACTGGGTAGTTAAATGGAGAGATAGCAAGGACAAGACCTACTGGTTCGCGACGAACAACAGCGATTTTTTTCTTGCTACCTGCGTCAAATGAACCACCTTCAAGTACTTCACCTTCCAAACGCAAACCTTCTTCAGCTGCATAGTGGATGATTTCAGCAGTACGAACAACTTCACCGATTGCAGATTTCAAACCTTTAGAGATTTCTTTAGAAAGAACTTGACCGATTTTTTCTGCATCACGTTCCAAGATATCTGCTGCTTTATGAAGGTAAGCTGCACGTTCAGCATATGAAAGTGCACGCCATGCTGGAAGTGCTGCTTTAGCTGCTGCGTAGACTTCGTCTACTTCAGCTTGGCTCATCGCTGGAACTGATCCAAGTTCCTCACCGTTTGCAGGTGCGTAGATAGTAATTTCGTTTTCAGATGTTTTCCACTCACCATTGACATAGTTTTTGTATTGTTTAGCCAAGATAGTAACTCCTTTTATCTATTATAAGACCTATTTTATCATTTTTTTAGAAATAATCCAAGATTTAAACGAGAATTATTCAGAAAATTTTGACAAAAAATAGTTTGCCCTATTGTAAAATGAAGTGCAACACAAAAGACATGTTCATCTGATATACTAGAGTTGCGAAAAACAGTATAAAGGAAGATGAACATGTCCACTAATTATTCTACCACAAATCAATCATACAAGCACTTATCTGAAGCTGAGCGAGGGGAAATTGAAGCTTATTTAAGCGTAGGACTCAAACCTGCTGAGATTGCTCGTAGACTAGGGAGAAATCGCTCTACTATTACTCGTGAAATTAATCGTGGTTCCATAACACAAGTGAAAAAAGTAAATGGGCAAAAGGTCTATTACCAACACTATTATGCAGATGCTGCTCATAACCGTTATCGTCATGCTAGAGAAGCCAGCTATTATTTGAAACTGGATTCCGTATCGGATGACTTTCTGAGAGCATTTACAGAAGCAATGAGAGAGAAACCAAGGGTGCATAGCGTGGATACCTTTGTTCATACCTATAGACTCCAACATGTAGATGCAGTTGTTCCTTCAACCAAGACGCTCTATAACTATATCCATCAAGGATTGTTAGAGATTAAGGTCATTGATTTGCCAAGAGCAGTGCGGATCCGTAAGAAATTTACCAAGCGCCCCTCTACCAAGAAACATCTAGGAAAGTCAATTGAAGAAAGGCCAGAAGAAATCAATAATCGTTCCCGTTTTGGAGATTGGGAAATCGATTCTGTTCTGGGTGGAAAGACAATAGGAGAACCTTCTATTCTAACCTTGGTAGAACGACAAACACGCTATGCTGTCACAAAGAAACTCGTGGAAAAGAAAGCAGAGTATGTCAATCAAGCAGTCTTAGAGTGTATGAAACTTTATCCCATTAAGTCCATAACTGCAGATAATGGAAACGAATTTTCATCATTGAGTAAGATAGAGGGATTAGATGTTTATTTTGCACATGCCTATTCATCTTATGAACGAGGTACAAATGAGAATTTCAATGGACTACTAAGAGAGTTCATTCCGAAGGGGTGTTCGTTAAAAGAACTAAATCAGAATCTTTTAGAGGACTATACAAAGGCTATCAATGAAAGACCTAGACGAATTCATGGCTATCAGTCCGCAAAAAAGCTGTTTGAGCTAACTCAAACAGCTTGAAAGATACTCACTTAATCAGAGGAACATCTTTGTTGCACTTGACTTGACAATTAGGGCAAAAAATAGTTTTAATTATTAACCTAGGTTAGCCGTATTCTACTCCTAACCAATGAATGAGTCAATTATTTTGTCTCTGTTTAGTTATAAAAAAAGTGAAAGCCTAGGCCTCCACTTTTTATGATTAGTCTACGTTAACGTATTCTTTTGAAAGTTCAAGAACTTCTTCCATTGTTGAACATTCAGTAAGCGCACGGTTAGCATATTCTTCCATTTTAGCTGTGTCAAGTTTCTTCATCAAGCTACGTGTACGAAGAACAGATGTCGCTGACATTGAGAACTCATCCAAGCCCATTCCGACAAGAAGTGGAACAGCAGTTTGGTCACCGGCCATTTCACCACACATACCAGCCCATTTACCTTCAGCGTGAGCCGCTTTGATAACATTGTTAATCAAACGAAGGATTGATGGGTTATATGGTTGGTAAAGGTATGAAACTTGTTCGTTCATACGGTCAGCAGCCATAGTGTATTGGATAAGGTCGTTTGTACCAATTGAGAAGAAATCAACTTCTTTAGCAAATTGGTCAGCAAGCATAGCTGCAGCAGGGATTTCAATCATGATACCTACTTCGATATCGTCTGCAACGGCAACACCTTCAGCAACCAATTTAGCTTTTTCTTCTTCAAGAATACCTTTAGCAGTACGGAACTCAGTCAACAAAGCAACCATTGGGAACATGATACGCAATTTACCGTGAACAGATGCACGAAGCAAGGCACGCAATTGTGTACGGAACATTTGGTTACCAGTTTCAGAGATAGAAATACGCAAAGCACGGTAACCCAAGAATGGGTTCATTTCTTTAGGAAGATCGAAGTAAGGGAGTTCTTTATCCCCACCGATATCCATTGTACGAACGACAACAGGTTTACCGTTCATACCTTCAAGAACTGCTTTGTATGCTTCATATTGGTCATCTTCAGTTGGGAAGTCTTGAGAATCCATATACAAGAATTCCGTACGATAAAGACCAACTGCTTCTGCACCGTTATCATTTACACCTTCAACGTCTTTAGGTGTACCGATGTTAGCAGCCAATTCGAAATGTTTTCCATCAGCAGTAACTGTTTGAGCATCTTTAAGGAGAGCCCATTCAGCTTTTTGTTTAGCGTAAGCTTCACCAGCTGCTTTAAACTCAGCAATTTGCTCTTCAGTTGGGTTGATAACAACTTCACCAGTAATACCTGAAACCGCCAAAATGTCGCCATCTTTGACAAGTTCTGTGATGTTATTTGTACCAAGAACGGCTGCGATTTCAAGTGTACGAGCCATGATTGCAGAGTGACTTGTACGTCCACCGATATTAGTAACAAAAGCTTTTACGTACTTTTTGTTCAACTGAGCTGTATCAGATGGTGTCAAGTCATGAGCAACAACGATTGATTCTTCGTTGATTGTTGCTGGGTTAGGCAATTTTTTACCAAGCAAGTTAGCAAGCACACGTTTTGTAACGTCACGAATATCCGCTGCACGTTCTTGCATGTATGGGTTGTCTTCCATACCTTCAAAAATAGCGATAAACATGTCTGTTACTTCTGTCAAAGCAGCTTCAGCATTAACTTGTTTAGCACGGATAGTTTCTTTAATTTGACCAGTCATTTCTGGGTCAGCAAGAACCATCAAGTGAGCATCAAAAACGGCTGCCGCTTCTTCACCAAGGCTTTCAACTGCTTTTTCACGGATAACAGAAAGCTCGTCTTGTGACGCCGCTAGAGCAGCATCTAGACGAGCCTCTTCTGCACTTGTATCTTCAACTGTTACAGTTTCAAATGACAAGTCCGGTTGAACAAGCAGATATGCCTTAGCAACTGCAACACCATCAGATGCTGCGATTCCTTTAAGCATTTCTGTCATATTCTTATGCCAATCCTTCTTTTGTCATTGTTTCTGCGATTGCTACGATTGCGTCATCAGCATCAGCACCTTCTGCAGAGATAGTTACGTCAGCACCTTGACCAACACCAAGGCTCATAACACCCATGATAGATTTAAGGTTAACTGCTTTACCTTTGTAGTCAAGAGTGATATCTGAAGCAAATTTGCTAGCTGTTTGAACAAGCAAAGTAGCTGGACGTGCGTGGATACCTGTTTCTGCAACAATGTGGAAATCTTTAGAAGCCATAATGGATTCTCCTTCTTCATTTGGAATATTTGAGTTATCAATGATAACCCTTACAATTTAGAATTATAACATAGCTAATTGAGATTATCAAGGTTAAAACGTACTTTCTACAAGTTTTTCGAAAGCTTGTCTCTCATTTTACTGGTCATTTTCATTTTTCAAAACATAAGCAAATACTAGTCTCTAGTTATTTACAACATTTTCAGAAAATTTCTTTCATGGTGTTTTCAATCGTTAATTTTCATTTTCGAGCAAAAACAATCACATAATTGAAAGAATTTGATTGCTAAAGGCACTCGTTGAATAAGCTTGTTTCCCA
It encodes:
- a CDS encoding IS30-like element IS1139 family transposase — protein: MSTNYSTTNQSYKHLSEAERGEIEAYLSVGLKPAEIARRLGRNRSTITREINRGSITQVKKVNGQKVYYQHYYADAAHNRYRHAREASYYLKLDSVSDDFLRAFTEAMREKPRVHSVDTFVHTYRLQHVDAVVPSTKTLYNYIHQGLLEIKVIDLPRAVRIRKKFTKRPSTKKHLGKSIEERPEEINNRSRFGDWEIDSVLGGKTIGEPSILTLVERQTRYAVTKKLVEKKAEYVNQAVLECMKLYPIKSITADNGNEFSSLSKIEGLDVYFAHAYSSYERGTNENFNGLLREFIPKGCSLKELNQNLLEDYTKAINERPRRIHGYQSAKKLFELTQTA
- the ptsP gene encoding phosphoenolpyruvate--protein phosphotransferase; translated protein: MTEMLKGIAASDGVAVAKAYLLVQPDLSFETVTVEDTSAEEARLDAALAASQDELSVIREKAVESLGEEAAAVFDAHLMVLADPEMTGQIKETIRAKQVNAEAALTEVTDMFIAIFEGMEDNPYMQERAADIRDVTKRVLANLLGKKLPNPATINEESIVVAHDLTPSDTAQLNKKYVKAFVTNIGGRTSHSAIMARTLEIAAVLGTNNITELVKDGDILAVSGITGEVVINPTEEQIAEFKAAGEAYAKQKAEWALLKDAQTVTADGKHFELAANIGTPKDVEGVNDNGAEAVGLYRTEFLYMDSQDFPTEDDQYEAYKAVLEGMNGKPVVVRTMDIGGDKELPYFDLPKEMNPFLGYRALRISISETGNQMFRTQLRALLRASVHGKLRIMFPMVALLTEFRTAKGILEEEKAKLVAEGVAVADDIEVGIMIEIPAAAMLADQFAKEVDFFSIGTNDLIQYTMAADRMNEQVSYLYQPYNPSILRLINNVIKAAHAEGKWAGMCGEMAGDQTAVPLLVGMGLDEFSMSATSVLRTRSLMKKLDTAKMEEYANRALTECSTMEEVLELSKEYVNVD
- a CDS encoding phosphocarrier protein HPr; protein product: MASKDFHIVAETGIHARPATLLVQTASKFASDITLDYKGKAVNLKSIMGVMSLGVGQGADVTISAEGADADDAIVAIAETMTKEGLA